Proteins from a single region of Oreochromis niloticus isolate F11D_XX linkage group LG7, O_niloticus_UMD_NMBU, whole genome shotgun sequence:
- the LOC100699135 gene encoding KN motif and ankyrin repeat domain-containing protein 1 isoform X2, translating into MSGRKIKVQLSNYLTGQSTEDWFPNYLEIDYSYQSEVDCIQRVDSFQNAATIKRLSLKRRPRVAGNNVDKTQSGISSSQWYSAESLSSSSGDDSKLLGMSSAARGRPPLPPPHGSSLDNNKRNESLGTSQILTEPKPQPAARSLFQSQSPVMERAFLETHKPLNQEVTRQSPPQPYPRRRLASFGGVSSPGSLSPFTGLGAYNQNNNGNKPTGTGPEVHLGSSLGSRGSTGCLRVSPQSSGRTTPVTSLGPMHLQHVRDQMVVALQRLKELEEQVKIIPILQVKISVLQEEKRQLSCQLKDLIERENVNDVTWNSPYTIEGSEIEINRNTKKDLEVKSSCTDVKEVGQLTKDFQELERSIKVGQLGTLHEKCNLLHDKTFKSVAVGTDKDMDIILSKPPKENKYAYTEQVEMRSIATEVSEVSLGIYTEQAAELDAQELINSALKERICQLEIELKESALETELIRLKLELQAAGARNRADKACCARPSTVSIGSDARPHTKSQGVGNHTELRDASTGEEKEVKTVGVSCAPMMRSICTGLDVPMSLWEVRERVETSDKAVEMQVFTNTQGVGTEIKVCDAESNTEAPLASLRSKKEYCSVACGDCSVDVTICEAKEAVSKCMTTDRVRGVELGIMVSPQTASQRTNTVCSSVSRFTNTKHAFSTDSSTNTLLSTQDKHTNTTHTSTRTVSVGNRVRDVRCTTETRTIGVGTANAVESISKQTPEVVTRVTRDTGVGFTDINENFLVGLKTRNMASGPSHLPDPVKTKSVGVGEGRIRDFSVSSRTPGQNFQKSAQLQWDHELNHYIEKLQRLLSMEHGDLLTEDCPDHNSGQGDPSSCNRKPMAQGGTDIHMFSSQPAANKDSQSQSQLSLVSSKCDKANAGLCQQSSNDSEVKRMIKMIEQQTSSGLQDRSDNAGKPRNVIKKQNGNQCCSSNRQSMKFMGVTTGLDPVSNYENDDVDRKIKRTFRESPQDVAQSRKEKDNKGSKGAARLYTQQRRRMSERMFFACQALKTHLSDDTALSNREMDCLHTLQQEWFSVSSHKSASPETVEDYLSTFQAISPSVLQYIVNMADGNGNTALHYSVSHSNFGIVKKLLNAEVCNVNQQNSAGYTPIMLAALAAVDNPDNMKVVEQLFTKGDVNAKASQAGQTALMLAVSHGRMDMVQALLAQGAEVNLQDDEGSTALMCASEHGHADIVKLLLAQPECDATLTDSDESTAMSIALEAGHNDIAVLLYAHANFSKGHAGAIGRHSGRSLSSSSDRHVFE; encoded by the exons GGAGGAAGATTAAAGTACAGCTGTCCAACTATCTAACAGGCCAAAGCACTGAAGACTGGTTCCCTAACTACCTTGAAATTGATTACAGTTATCAGTCTGAAGTGGACTGCATCCAGCGTGTGGACAGTTTCCAAAACGCCGCCACCATTAAGCGACTAAGCCTAAAAAGGAGGCCCAGGGTGGCCGGCAATAATGTGGACAAAACGCAGAGTGGCATTTCATCTAGTCAGTGGTATTCTGCAGAGTCCTTGTCATCATCTAGTGGTGATGATTCAAAACTACTGGGCATGTCCTCTGCAGCTCGAGGTAGACCACCTCTTCCTCCACCACATGGTTCCTCATTggataataataaaagaaatgaaagtcTGGGAACCTCTCAGATACTAACTGAGCCAAAGCCTCAGCCAGCTGCACGATCTCTCTTCCAAAGTCAAAGCCCTGTGATGGAGAGGGCTTTTCTGGAGACCCACAAACCCTTGAATCAGGAGGTGACAAGACAGTCTCCACCCCAGCCCTATCCCCGCCGACGACTGGCCAGCTTCGGAGGTGTGAGCTCCCCTGGGTCACTCTCACCCTTCACTGGCCTGGGTGCATATAATCAGAACAATAATGGCAATAAGCCTACTGGCACTGGACCCGAGGTCCACCTTGGCTCATCCCTGGGCAGTAGAGGCAGCACAGGGTGTCTGAGAGTAAGTCCACAGAGCTCAGGTAGAACAACCCCAGTTACCAGTCTTGGCCCCATGCACCTGCAACATGTCCGTGACCAAATGGTGGTTGCGCTACAAAGACTGAAAGAGTTAGAGGAGCAAGTGAAAATCATCCCAATCCTCCAGGTAAAGATCTCAGTCcttcaggaggaaaagaggCAACTAAGCTGTCAGCTCAAGGACTTGATTGAGAGAGAGAACGTCAATGATGTAACCTGGAACAGCCCATATACCATTGAAGGGTCTGAAATTGAGATCAACAGAAATACCAAAAAAGATCTTGAAGTTAAAAGTAGCTGCACAGATGTGAAGGAGGTTGGACAACTGACCAAAGACTTTCAAGAACTGGAAAGGTCCATCAAAGTGGGACAGTTGGGAACATTGCATGAAAAATGTAACCTTCTTCATGACAAAACATTCAAGTCAGTCGCTGTGGGAACTGACAAAGATATGGATATCATCTTGTCTAAGccaccaaaagaaaacaaatatgcATACACTGAGCAGGTAGAGATGAGGTCCATTGCAACAGAAGTATCTGAAGTCAGTCTGGGAATTTACACAGAACAGGCAGCAGAGCTTGATGCCCAAGAATTAATAAACAGTGCCTTAAAGGAGAGAATTTGTCAATTAGAAATAGAGTTGAAAGAATCAGCTCTGGAGACAGAGTTGATTCGTCTGAAACTGGAACTTCAGGCTGCAGGAGCCAGGAACCGGGCTGACAAGGCCTGCTGTGCCAGACCGTCCACTGTAAGCATAGGCTCAGATGCAAGGCCACACACCAAAAGCCAGGGAGTGGGTAATCACACAGAGCTCAGAGATGCTTCCACAGGCGAGGAAAAGGAGGTAAAGACTGTAGGAGTATCTTGTGCACCTATGATGAGGAGTATTTGCACAGGATTGGATGTACCCATGAGCCTCTGGGAGGTCAGGGAGCGAGTGGAGACCAGTGACAAGGCTGTGGAAATGCAAGTTTTTACAAACACACAAGGAGTTGGGACAGAGATAAAGGTATGTGATGCAGAAAGCAACACAGAGGCGCCACTGGCAAGTCTGAGGTCCAAGAAAGAGTATTGTTCAGTGGCTTGTGGGGATTGTTCTGTCGATGTGACCATTTGCGAGGCAAAGGAAGCAGTTTCAAAGTGTATGACTACAGATCGAGTAAGAGGAGTTGAGCTTGGAATCATGGTATCACCCCAAACAGCATCGCAGCGTACCAACACTGTATGTAGTTCAGTGTCTCGCTTTACCAACACCAAGCATGCCTTCAGCACTGACTCCAGCACGAATACACTCCTCAGCACCCAAGACAAGCACACCAACACCACTCACACTTCAACTAGGACAGTATCTGTAGGCAATAGGGTCCGAGACGTCAGATGCACCACAGAGACGAGAACAATCGGTGTAGGAACTGCAAATGCAGTAGAAAGTATTTCAAAGCAAACACCAGAAGTGGTCACCAGGGTAACTCGAGACACTGGAGTTGGATTCACAGACATTAATGAGAATTTCCTAGTTGGACTGAAAACTCGAAATATGGCATCCGGACCGTCCCATCTACCTGACCCTGTCAAAACAAAGAGTGTTGGTGTAGGGGAAGGGCGGATACGGGATTTTTCAGTTTCATCCAGGACACCTGGACAGAATTTCCAGAAATCTGCACAGTTACAGTGGGACCATGAGCTGAACCATTACATCGAGAAGTTGCAGAGGCTCCTCAGCATGGAGCATGGGGACCTGCTCACAGAGGACTGTCCTGATCATAACAGTGGCCAAGGAGATCCCAGCTCCTGCAATAGAAAACCTATGGCACAAGGAGGGACAGACATCCACATGTTCAGTTCTCAACCAGCAG CAAACAAAGACTCTCAGTCCCAGTCTCAACTTTCACTTGTCTCCTCTAAGTGTGACAAAGCAAATGCAGGACTGTGTCAGCAGAGCAGTAATGATTCAGAAGTGAAAAGAATGATTAAAATGATAGAACAGCAGACATCCTCTGGTTTACAag ACAGGTCGGATAATGCTGGTAAGCCAAGGAATGTAATAAAGAAACAGAATGGTAACCAGTGCTGTAGTAGCAACAGGCAGAGCATGAAGTTTATGGGTGTGACTACAGG GCTGGACCCAGTGTCGAATTATGAGAATGATGATGtagacagaaaaataaaaagaacatttaGGGAATCTCCTCAAGATGTTGCCCAATCACGAAAGGAAAAAGACAACAAGGGATCGAAAGGAGCTGCGAGACTGTATACACAGCAGAG GCGTAGGATGAGCGAACGGATGTTTTTTGCTTGTCAAGCCTTAAAGACGCACCTGAGTGATGACACAGCTTTATCCAACAGGGAAATg GACTGTCTGCACACACTCCAGCAAGagtggttctctgtgtccagCCACAAGTCAGCTTCTCCTGAAACTGTAGAGGACTACTTATCTACGTTTCAGGCCATTTCACCTTCAGTATTGCAGTACATAGTTAATATGGCTGACGGCAATGGAAACACAGCTCTACACTACAGTGTTTCTCACTCCAACTTTGGCATTGTGAAGAAATTGCTTAATGCAG AGGTGTGCAacgtgaatcagcagaattcaGCAGGTTACACGCCCATCATGCTGGCTGCACTTGCTGCTGTGGATAATCCAGACAACATGAAAGTAGTCGAGCAGCTCTTCACTAAAGGAGATGTCAACGCCAAGGCCAGCCAG GCCGGTCAGACAGCTCTGATGCTCGCTGTGAGCCATGGCAGGATGGACATGGTGCAGGCACTCCTGGCACAAGGGGCGGAGGTCAATCTCCAAGATGATGAGGGCTCCACGGCGCTGATGTGTGCAAGCGAGCATGGCCACGCTGACATTGTTAAACTACTGCTGGCACAGCCGGAGTGCGATGCCACCCTGACTGACAGT GATGAAAGCACAGCCATGTCCATCGCATTAGAGGCAGGACACAATGACATTGCAGTGCTTCTTTATGCTCATGCCAACTTCTCCAAAGGACACGCAGGG GCAATTGGTCGTCACAGTGGCAGGTCTCTTTCTTCTTCCAGTGATAGACACGTCTTTGAATGA
- the LOC100699135 gene encoding KN motif and ankyrin repeat domain-containing protein 1 isoform X1: protein MSGRKIKVQLSNYLTGQSTEDWFPNYLEIDYSYQSEVDCIQRVDSFQNAATIKRLSLKRRPRVAGNNVDKTQSGISSSQWYSAESLSSSSGDDSKLLGMSSAARGRPPLPPPHGSSLDNNKRNESLGTSQILTEPKPQPAARSLFQSQSPVMERAFLETHKPLNQEVTRQSPPQPYPRRRLASFGGVSSPGSLSPFTGLGAYNQNNNGNKPTGTGPEVHLGSSLGSRGSTGCLRVSPQSSGRTTPVTSLGPMHLQHVRDQMVVALQRLKELEEQVKIIPILQVKISVLQEEKRQLSCQLKDLIERENVNDVTWNSPYTIEGSEIEINRNTKKDLEVKSSCTDVKEVGQLTKDFQELERSIKVGQLGTLHEKCNLLHDKTFKSVAVGTDKDMDIILSKPPKENKYAYTEQVEMRSIATEVSEVSLGIYTEQAAELDAQELINSALKERICQLEIELKESALETELIRLKLELQAAGARNRADKACCARPSTVSIGSDARPHTKSQGVGNHTELRDASTGEEKEVKTVGVSCAPMMRSICTGLDVPMSLWEVRERVETSDKAVEMQVFTNTQGVGTEIKVCDAESNTEAPLASLRSKKEYCSVACGDCSVDVTICEAKEAVSKCMTTDRVRGVELGIMVSPQTASQRTNTVCSSVSRFTNTKHAFSTDSSTNTLLSTQDKHTNTTHTSTRTVSVGNRVRDVRCTTETRTIGVGTANAVESISKQTPEVVTRVTRDTGVGFTDINENFLVGLKTRNMASGPSHLPDPVKTKSVGVGEGRIRDFSVSSRTPGQNFQKSAQLQWDHELNHYIEKLQRLLSMEHGDLLTEDCPDHNSGQGDPSSCNRKPMAQGGTDIHMFSSQPAANKDSQSQSQLSLVSSKCDKANAGLCQQSSNDSEVKRMIKMIEQQTSSGLQDRSDNAGKPRNVIKKQNGNQCCSSNRQSMKFMGVTTGLDPVSNYENDDVDRKIKRTFRESPQDVAQSRKEKDNKGSKGAARLYTQQRRRMSERMFFACQALKTHLSDDTALSNREMQDCLHTLQQEWFSVSSHKSASPETVEDYLSTFQAISPSVLQYIVNMADGNGNTALHYSVSHSNFGIVKKLLNAEVCNVNQQNSAGYTPIMLAALAAVDNPDNMKVVEQLFTKGDVNAKASQAGQTALMLAVSHGRMDMVQALLAQGAEVNLQDDEGSTALMCASEHGHADIVKLLLAQPECDATLTDSDESTAMSIALEAGHNDIAVLLYAHANFSKGHAGAIGRHSGRSLSSSSDRHVFE from the exons GGAGGAAGATTAAAGTACAGCTGTCCAACTATCTAACAGGCCAAAGCACTGAAGACTGGTTCCCTAACTACCTTGAAATTGATTACAGTTATCAGTCTGAAGTGGACTGCATCCAGCGTGTGGACAGTTTCCAAAACGCCGCCACCATTAAGCGACTAAGCCTAAAAAGGAGGCCCAGGGTGGCCGGCAATAATGTGGACAAAACGCAGAGTGGCATTTCATCTAGTCAGTGGTATTCTGCAGAGTCCTTGTCATCATCTAGTGGTGATGATTCAAAACTACTGGGCATGTCCTCTGCAGCTCGAGGTAGACCACCTCTTCCTCCACCACATGGTTCCTCATTggataataataaaagaaatgaaagtcTGGGAACCTCTCAGATACTAACTGAGCCAAAGCCTCAGCCAGCTGCACGATCTCTCTTCCAAAGTCAAAGCCCTGTGATGGAGAGGGCTTTTCTGGAGACCCACAAACCCTTGAATCAGGAGGTGACAAGACAGTCTCCACCCCAGCCCTATCCCCGCCGACGACTGGCCAGCTTCGGAGGTGTGAGCTCCCCTGGGTCACTCTCACCCTTCACTGGCCTGGGTGCATATAATCAGAACAATAATGGCAATAAGCCTACTGGCACTGGACCCGAGGTCCACCTTGGCTCATCCCTGGGCAGTAGAGGCAGCACAGGGTGTCTGAGAGTAAGTCCACAGAGCTCAGGTAGAACAACCCCAGTTACCAGTCTTGGCCCCATGCACCTGCAACATGTCCGTGACCAAATGGTGGTTGCGCTACAAAGACTGAAAGAGTTAGAGGAGCAAGTGAAAATCATCCCAATCCTCCAGGTAAAGATCTCAGTCcttcaggaggaaaagaggCAACTAAGCTGTCAGCTCAAGGACTTGATTGAGAGAGAGAACGTCAATGATGTAACCTGGAACAGCCCATATACCATTGAAGGGTCTGAAATTGAGATCAACAGAAATACCAAAAAAGATCTTGAAGTTAAAAGTAGCTGCACAGATGTGAAGGAGGTTGGACAACTGACCAAAGACTTTCAAGAACTGGAAAGGTCCATCAAAGTGGGACAGTTGGGAACATTGCATGAAAAATGTAACCTTCTTCATGACAAAACATTCAAGTCAGTCGCTGTGGGAACTGACAAAGATATGGATATCATCTTGTCTAAGccaccaaaagaaaacaaatatgcATACACTGAGCAGGTAGAGATGAGGTCCATTGCAACAGAAGTATCTGAAGTCAGTCTGGGAATTTACACAGAACAGGCAGCAGAGCTTGATGCCCAAGAATTAATAAACAGTGCCTTAAAGGAGAGAATTTGTCAATTAGAAATAGAGTTGAAAGAATCAGCTCTGGAGACAGAGTTGATTCGTCTGAAACTGGAACTTCAGGCTGCAGGAGCCAGGAACCGGGCTGACAAGGCCTGCTGTGCCAGACCGTCCACTGTAAGCATAGGCTCAGATGCAAGGCCACACACCAAAAGCCAGGGAGTGGGTAATCACACAGAGCTCAGAGATGCTTCCACAGGCGAGGAAAAGGAGGTAAAGACTGTAGGAGTATCTTGTGCACCTATGATGAGGAGTATTTGCACAGGATTGGATGTACCCATGAGCCTCTGGGAGGTCAGGGAGCGAGTGGAGACCAGTGACAAGGCTGTGGAAATGCAAGTTTTTACAAACACACAAGGAGTTGGGACAGAGATAAAGGTATGTGATGCAGAAAGCAACACAGAGGCGCCACTGGCAAGTCTGAGGTCCAAGAAAGAGTATTGTTCAGTGGCTTGTGGGGATTGTTCTGTCGATGTGACCATTTGCGAGGCAAAGGAAGCAGTTTCAAAGTGTATGACTACAGATCGAGTAAGAGGAGTTGAGCTTGGAATCATGGTATCACCCCAAACAGCATCGCAGCGTACCAACACTGTATGTAGTTCAGTGTCTCGCTTTACCAACACCAAGCATGCCTTCAGCACTGACTCCAGCACGAATACACTCCTCAGCACCCAAGACAAGCACACCAACACCACTCACACTTCAACTAGGACAGTATCTGTAGGCAATAGGGTCCGAGACGTCAGATGCACCACAGAGACGAGAACAATCGGTGTAGGAACTGCAAATGCAGTAGAAAGTATTTCAAAGCAAACACCAGAAGTGGTCACCAGGGTAACTCGAGACACTGGAGTTGGATTCACAGACATTAATGAGAATTTCCTAGTTGGACTGAAAACTCGAAATATGGCATCCGGACCGTCCCATCTACCTGACCCTGTCAAAACAAAGAGTGTTGGTGTAGGGGAAGGGCGGATACGGGATTTTTCAGTTTCATCCAGGACACCTGGACAGAATTTCCAGAAATCTGCACAGTTACAGTGGGACCATGAGCTGAACCATTACATCGAGAAGTTGCAGAGGCTCCTCAGCATGGAGCATGGGGACCTGCTCACAGAGGACTGTCCTGATCATAACAGTGGCCAAGGAGATCCCAGCTCCTGCAATAGAAAACCTATGGCACAAGGAGGGACAGACATCCACATGTTCAGTTCTCAACCAGCAG CAAACAAAGACTCTCAGTCCCAGTCTCAACTTTCACTTGTCTCCTCTAAGTGTGACAAAGCAAATGCAGGACTGTGTCAGCAGAGCAGTAATGATTCAGAAGTGAAAAGAATGATTAAAATGATAGAACAGCAGACATCCTCTGGTTTACAag ACAGGTCGGATAATGCTGGTAAGCCAAGGAATGTAATAAAGAAACAGAATGGTAACCAGTGCTGTAGTAGCAACAGGCAGAGCATGAAGTTTATGGGTGTGACTACAGG GCTGGACCCAGTGTCGAATTATGAGAATGATGATGtagacagaaaaataaaaagaacatttaGGGAATCTCCTCAAGATGTTGCCCAATCACGAAAGGAAAAAGACAACAAGGGATCGAAAGGAGCTGCGAGACTGTATACACAGCAGAG GCGTAGGATGAGCGAACGGATGTTTTTTGCTTGTCAAGCCTTAAAGACGCACCTGAGTGATGACACAGCTTTATCCAACAGGGAAATg CAGGACTGTCTGCACACACTCCAGCAAGagtggttctctgtgtccagCCACAAGTCAGCTTCTCCTGAAACTGTAGAGGACTACTTATCTACGTTTCAGGCCATTTCACCTTCAGTATTGCAGTACATAGTTAATATGGCTGACGGCAATGGAAACACAGCTCTACACTACAGTGTTTCTCACTCCAACTTTGGCATTGTGAAGAAATTGCTTAATGCAG AGGTGTGCAacgtgaatcagcagaattcaGCAGGTTACACGCCCATCATGCTGGCTGCACTTGCTGCTGTGGATAATCCAGACAACATGAAAGTAGTCGAGCAGCTCTTCACTAAAGGAGATGTCAACGCCAAGGCCAGCCAG GCCGGTCAGACAGCTCTGATGCTCGCTGTGAGCCATGGCAGGATGGACATGGTGCAGGCACTCCTGGCACAAGGGGCGGAGGTCAATCTCCAAGATGATGAGGGCTCCACGGCGCTGATGTGTGCAAGCGAGCATGGCCACGCTGACATTGTTAAACTACTGCTGGCACAGCCGGAGTGCGATGCCACCCTGACTGACAGT GATGAAAGCACAGCCATGTCCATCGCATTAGAGGCAGGACACAATGACATTGCAGTGCTTCTTTATGCTCATGCCAACTTCTCCAAAGGACACGCAGGG GCAATTGGTCGTCACAGTGGCAGGTCTCTTTCTTCTTCCAGTGATAGACACGTCTTTGAATGA